A part of Aegilops tauschii subsp. strangulata cultivar AL8/78 chromosome 2, Aet v6.0, whole genome shotgun sequence genomic DNA contains:
- the LOC141041684 gene encoding uncharacterized protein, translating to MENIIKRYQNFPEAHGRSLLKERRSKDFQIPIVTTDRRPNIHDMSIDESSISQLTIEQLSQIERKLEYALRRAKTRKGKTTLEERDLMEMVSRKEQASGLIHCS from the exons ATGGAGAATATCATCAAACGTTATCAGAATTTCCCAGAAGCACATGGAAGGAGCCTTCTCAAAGAG AGAAGAAGCAAGGATTTTCAAATTCCCATAGTGACAACAGATAGAAGGCCAAACATTCATGACAT GTCAATTGATGAATCAAGCATATCCCAGTTGACCATCGAACAGCTTAGCCAAATTGAAAGAAAATTGGAGTATGCACTAAGGAGGGCAAAGACCAGGAAG GGGAAAACAACGCTCGAGGAGAGGGACTTGATGGAGATGGTCTcgaggaaggagcaggcaagtgGATTGATCCATTGCAGTTAA